A genomic region of Paenibacillus sp. PL2-23 contains the following coding sequences:
- a CDS encoding antibiotic biosynthesis monooxygenase, producing MESGRHERIAPYYAVIFTSKRTDGDNGYGSMADRMEKLAREQPGFLGVESVRDAYGEGITISYWESLEAISAWKRNEAHQAAQYKGRQEWYQQYKVRICRVEREYGFDSM from the coding sequence GTGGAGTCCGGCAGACATGAGCGCATAGCTCCCTATTATGCTGTTATTTTTACAAGCAAGCGAACGGATGGAGATAACGGATATGGCAGCATGGCGGACAGAATGGAGAAGCTGGCTAGAGAGCAGCCTGGCTTCCTCGGCGTCGAAAGCGTAAGAGACGCATACGGAGAAGGCATTACCATATCGTATTGGGAGAGCTTGGAGGCCATCAGCGCCTGGAAGCGCAACGAAGCCCATCAGGCCGCGCAGTACAAAGGCAGGCAAGAGTGGTACCAGCAGTACAAGGTTCGCATCTGCCGAGTAGAGCGCGAATATGGCTTCGACAGCATGTAA
- a CDS encoding undecaprenyl-diphosphate phosphatase has translation MQDFISAIILGILEGLTEFLPVSSTGHLILAGDLLNFEGDAATTFKIVIQLGAVMAVLILYWNRYMDILKNLATLNFKLPNKLNAIHMVLAMIPALVVYLLFNDFIKSVLFGSAPVLISLILGGILMIVASRVKRSVTAEETDNISYKQALGIGLFQCLALWPGFSRSGATISGGMLLGTSQKAAADFTFIISVPVMLGATVLDMYDSRELLTADNLLLFLIGFVTAFIVAMIAVVTFLNLIKRLKLEWFAYYRFALAAVFYFFVIR, from the coding sequence ATGCAAGATTTTATCAGCGCTATTATATTAGGCATTCTGGAAGGCTTGACGGAGTTTCTCCCCGTGTCGTCGACGGGTCACTTGATTCTGGCTGGGGATCTGCTGAATTTCGAGGGCGATGCCGCTACGACCTTCAAGATCGTCATACAGCTGGGAGCCGTTATGGCCGTGCTGATTCTGTACTGGAACCGGTACATGGACATTCTGAAAAACTTAGCGACCTTAAACTTTAAGCTCCCGAACAAGCTGAACGCCATTCATATGGTGCTGGCCATGATTCCGGCGCTCGTCGTGTATTTGCTCTTCAACGATTTTATCAAGAGCGTCCTGTTCGGCTCGGCGCCCGTGCTGATCAGCTTAATTCTTGGCGGTATTCTGATGATCGTAGCGTCCAGGGTGAAGCGGAGCGTGACGGCGGAGGAGACCGACAATATTTCCTACAAGCAGGCGCTCGGCATTGGCTTGTTCCAATGCTTGGCGCTGTGGCCGGGCTTCTCCCGCTCGGGCGCAACGATTTCCGGCGGCATGCTGCTAGGCACGAGCCAGAAGGCGGCGGCGGACTTTACGTTTATTATATCCGTGCCTGTGATGCTGGGAGCAACGGTCCTCGACATGTACGACAGCCGCGAGCTGTTAACCGCGGATAACCTGCTGCTGTTCCTAATCGGCTTCGTGACCGCGTTTATCGTGGCGATGATCGCCGTTGTGACGTTCTTGAATTTGATTAAGCGCCTGAAGCTGGAATGGTTCGCTTATTATCGGTTTGCGCTGGCGGCCGTCTTTTATTTCTTTGTCATTCGTTAG
- a CDS encoding TetR/AcrR family transcriptional regulator: MMNKPNLRELKKEATAHALAEAAFQLTLERGLDGFVVEDVVQRAGYSRRTFANYFSCKEAAVAMAAHPYQGVEEVFDLIHQMPDSTPPIEALYQFVKMQLATQSLRRMRQLFELCKKHPTLEPYTLSVIHSLQKETQKLLTSMYQNTYSTQYTYLLAGTIFATIIPMLDGTLRVLLPGDSAGDDPEAAPLEHFLETTFQYLRQGFQH; this comes from the coding sequence ATGATGAACAAGCCCAACCTTCGCGAGCTAAAAAAAGAAGCCACCGCCCACGCATTGGCCGAAGCTGCCTTCCAGCTGACGTTGGAACGCGGTCTAGACGGCTTCGTCGTCGAGGATGTTGTGCAGCGAGCGGGGTATTCCCGCCGGACGTTCGCCAATTATTTTTCCTGCAAGGAAGCGGCAGTCGCAATGGCGGCTCATCCGTATCAAGGCGTTGAAGAGGTTTTTGATCTGATTCACCAGATGCCCGACTCTACTCCCCCCATCGAGGCTCTGTATCAATTCGTGAAGATGCAGCTCGCGACCCAATCGCTGCGAAGAATGAGACAGCTGTTCGAGCTGTGCAAGAAGCATCCTACGCTGGAGCCTTATACGCTGAGCGTCATACACAGTCTGCAGAAGGAAACGCAGAAGCTGCTGACGAGCATGTATCAGAATACGTATTCGACACAATATACGTATTTGTTGGCGGGCACTATTTTTGCCACCATCATACCTATGCTGGACGGCACGCTCCGCGTGCTGCTTCCCGGCGATTCCGCAGGGGATGATCCTGAAGCCGCTCCTCTCGAGCATTTCCTGGAAACGACGTTCCAATACCTGCGGCAAGGCTTTCAGCATTAG
- a CDS encoding glycoside hydrolase family 88 protein → MTIWKQAIEDALRVVKADIARFGDAFPHVSNGDGVYQLNNNTDWTEGFWSGMLWLGYEYSGDNSFREAAVRTVDSFRRRLQNRVNLDHHDIGFLYSLSSKAQWIIEGDEEAKKLTLEAADILLERWRERTQILQAWGPKDDPDNGGRIIIDCMMNLPLLHWAYKHTGEEKYRTIAAIHTEQSRRFLVRGDDSSYHTFYFDQETGDSLRGGTAQGYRDGSTWTRGQAWGIYGFALAYRFLGQPELLETAKRLARYFIDRFPEDDVVYWDFDAPVTPETKRDSSASAIAAAGMLEILGFLSDEDPERSLLEDALQRSMTSLIRNYSTMGEEDAQGLLKRGSYSVRGGAAPDDFVIWGDYFYLEALLRLEKGLTGYWYERE, encoded by the coding sequence ATGACGATATGGAAGCAGGCAATTGAAGACGCTCTTCGTGTGGTGAAGGCGGATATAGCAAGATTCGGGGACGCATTCCCCCACGTCAGCAACGGCGACGGTGTATATCAATTGAACAACAACACCGACTGGACAGAAGGGTTCTGGTCCGGAATGCTCTGGCTCGGGTATGAATATTCGGGAGATAACTCGTTCCGCGAAGCCGCCGTCAGGACGGTGGACAGCTTCCGCCGCAGACTGCAGAATCGGGTGAATCTCGACCACCACGATATCGGCTTCCTCTACTCCCTGTCGAGCAAAGCGCAATGGATCATTGAAGGCGATGAGGAGGCGAAGAAGCTGACGCTGGAAGCGGCTGACATTCTGCTGGAGAGATGGCGGGAGCGCACGCAAATTCTTCAGGCATGGGGGCCGAAGGACGACCCGGACAATGGTGGACGCATCATTATCGACTGCATGATGAATCTGCCGCTGCTTCACTGGGCTTACAAGCATACAGGCGAGGAGAAATACCGCACCATCGCAGCCATTCATACGGAGCAAAGCCGACGCTTCCTTGTGCGCGGCGACGATTCCTCCTATCATACATTCTACTTCGATCAGGAAACAGGCGATTCGCTTCGCGGCGGCACAGCGCAGGGCTACCGGGACGGCTCGACCTGGACGCGGGGCCAAGCGTGGGGCATCTACGGCTTTGCGCTGGCTTACCGCTTCCTCGGCCAGCCGGAGCTGCTCGAAACCGCCAAGCGGCTGGCCCGCTACTTCATCGACCGGTTCCCTGAGGATGATGTGGTCTATTGGGACTTCGACGCTCCTGTCACGCCGGAGACGAAACGGGACAGCTCGGCATCCGCTATTGCTGCAGCAGGCATGCTGGAAATACTGGGCTTCTTAAGCGATGAGGACCCGGAACGCAGTCTGCTGGAGGATGCTCTCCAGCGCTCCATGACCTCTCTCATCCGAAATTATTCCACGATGGGCGAAGAGGATGCGCAAGGCTTGCTGAAGCGCGGCTCCTATTCCGTAAGAGGCGGTGCAGCACCGGACGATTTTGTTATATGGGGCGACTATTTCTATCTGGAAGCGCTGCTCCGTCTGGAGAAGGGGCTGACAGGGTACTGGTACGAGAGGGAATAA
- a CDS encoding GGDEF domain-containing protein, whose protein sequence is MKYRGRLIAMSITLFVHTAYIIIYYFRVGRVDIMDLLVYPLFAAVAYWAGYQYDKAVYYSEKDALTNLYNRRFVLASFDRIGAVASRTNSQLFILLMDCDNFKDINDAYNHQTGDRVLQRISHILQLSTRKVDIVSRWGGDEFLILGQYKDASGVEVLVNRIQKEIRALSDELGFRVSLSIGCAVYNEREHKDLSSLIKAADEHMYSSKLSKKN, encoded by the coding sequence ATGAAATACAGGGGTCGGCTTATCGCCATGAGCATCACGCTATTTGTGCATACCGCATACATCATTATTTATTATTTTCGCGTTGGTCGGGTCGACATCATGGATCTGCTGGTTTACCCCTTATTTGCTGCCGTCGCTTACTGGGCCGGATATCAATATGACAAGGCCGTCTATTATTCCGAGAAGGACGCTCTCACCAATCTATATAATCGCCGATTTGTATTGGCCTCCTTTGACAGGATTGGTGCGGTCGCAAGCCGGACAAACAGTCAATTGTTCATTCTGCTCATGGATTGCGACAACTTCAAAGATATTAACGACGCATACAATCATCAGACGGGTGACCGCGTGCTGCAACGTATCAGCCATATTCTTCAGCTCAGCACACGTAAGGTCGACATCGTCTCCCGGTGGGGCGGCGACGAATTTCTGATCCTTGGCCAATATAAGGACGCTTCGGGCGTGGAGGTTCTCGTGAACCGGATACAGAAGGAAATTCGCGCCCTCTCCGACGAGCTGGGCTTCCGCGTCTCCCTCTCCATCGGCTGCGCTGTCTATAATGAGCGGGAGCACAAGGACTTGTCCAGCCTGATCAAGGCAGCCGATGAGCATATGTACAGCTCCAAGCTCAGCAAGAAGAATTGA
- a CDS encoding MerR family transcriptional regulator, producing the protein MEYTVQKLGRIAGISTRTLRYYDEIGILKPARINSSGYRIYGQAEVDKLQHILFYRELGVGLEQIKAILDNPAFDGLLALRTHREQLLDRKKQLELLIHNVENTIALHEGRIAMSDEQKFEGFKTQLIQDNEQKYGNEIREKYGDDAVNQSNAKLQGMTKEQYEAVTKLSEELTATLAEAMKGGDPASELGQQAAELHRQWLMYYWNDYNKEAHAGLAQMYVEDERFKAYYDVNQPGTAEFLRDAIVIYTGVQGEE; encoded by the coding sequence ATGGAATACACAGTGCAGAAGCTGGGCAGGATTGCGGGAATCAGTACAAGGACGCTGCGTTATTACGATGAGATCGGGATTCTGAAGCCGGCTAGAATCAACTCGTCGGGGTATCGCATTTATGGTCAGGCGGAGGTCGACAAGCTGCAGCACATTCTTTTTTACCGGGAGCTTGGTGTTGGGCTGGAGCAGATCAAAGCGATACTTGACAATCCCGCGTTCGATGGCTTGCTGGCACTGCGTACTCATCGCGAGCAGCTCCTCGACAGAAAAAAGCAGCTCGAGCTCCTCATACACAATGTGGAGAATACGATCGCTTTACACGAAGGGAGAATCGCCATGTCGGATGAGCAGAAGTTCGAAGGGTTCAAGACGCAGCTGATTCAGGATAACGAACAGAAATACGGGAATGAAATTCGGGAGAAATACGGCGACGACGCCGTTAATCAGTCCAACGCCAAGCTGCAGGGCATGACGAAGGAGCAGTATGAAGCCGTAACGAAGCTGAGCGAGGAGCTGACTGCAACGCTGGCGGAAGCAATGAAGGGCGGCGATCCCGCCTCCGAGCTGGGACAGCAAGCGGCCGAGCTCCATCGTCAGTGGCTGATGTACTATTGGAATGATTATAACAAGGAAGCGCATGCGGGCCTTGCCCAAATGTACGTCGAGGATGAGCGATTTAAGGCGTATTATGACGTGAACCAACCCGGAACGGCAGAGTTTCTGAGAGACGCTATTGTGATCTATACGGGAGTGCAGGGGGAAGAATAG
- a CDS encoding AraC family transcriptional regulator — MNRIEPMFMGGQLLFFSYRAENRDEDWRMYHAHQGCELLYVYEGAGTVTVESHTYPLKPGMLFLFQPYQLHQVEVPARIDGTYIRSNVTFDPLQVEGFLEPFPKLQAFLRKLWKGFLTRQVFDLSTDKRLPELFLEMESTRSQWDMPSKSEERALFLIAILHYLQKHVLQEEDSEPGVTEKTSGHAVQMVDWVESHFKEPFSLNRMAEACHLSPYHVSHLFKRVAGTTITEYLTLLRIREACALLAGTDKLVGDIAREVGQLGTPYFCQLFKKHKGVTPQTYRGMVRKTYER; from the coding sequence ATGAATCGAATCGAGCCGATGTTTATGGGGGGACAACTGCTTTTCTTCTCATACCGCGCCGAGAACAGAGACGAAGACTGGCGTATGTACCACGCCCATCAGGGCTGTGAGCTGCTCTATGTATACGAGGGGGCGGGCACGGTTACCGTGGAGAGCCACACCTACCCTCTGAAGCCGGGGATGCTGTTTCTGTTCCAGCCCTATCAGCTGCATCAGGTGGAGGTTCCGGCGCGAATCGATGGGACCTACATTCGCTCCAACGTAACCTTCGATCCTCTTCAGGTAGAGGGCTTTCTGGAGCCGTTCCCGAAGCTTCAGGCATTCCTGCGCAAGCTGTGGAAGGGCTTCCTGACCCGTCAGGTATTCGATCTGTCGACGGACAAGCGGCTGCCGGAGCTGTTCCTGGAGATGGAGTCTACCCGCAGCCAGTGGGACATGCCTTCGAAGAGCGAGGAGCGGGCATTGTTCCTTATTGCAATTCTGCATTACCTGCAGAAGCATGTGCTTCAGGAGGAGGACTCGGAGCCGGGTGTAACGGAGAAGACGTCGGGACATGCCGTTCAGATGGTGGACTGGGTCGAGAGCCACTTCAAAGAACCGTTTTCCCTGAACCGGATGGCGGAGGCTTGCCACTTGTCTCCTTATCACGTCTCACACTTGTTCAAGCGGGTCGCTGGCACGACGATTACCGAATATTTGACGCTGCTGCGCATTCGTGAAGCCTGCGCTCTGCTGGCCGGCACGGACAAGCTGGTGGGGGATATTGCGCGGGAGGTCGGCCAGCTGGGCACGCCTTATTTTTGCCAGCTATTCAAGAAGCATAAAGGCGTGACACCGCAAACCTACAGAGGAATGGTCAGAAAGACCTACGAAAGATAG
- a CDS encoding methyltransferase domain-containing protein has translation MNSMNQWQPDEYDHQLGFISEYGMELLDWLQPKRGESILDLGCGTGDLTFEIAQSGASVMGMDASVDMIRRAKEKIPDILFHVGDGQQFNVDIPMDAVFSNAAFHWMKDAEGVLHSVWQALKPGGRLVAEFGGKDNVKAIVNAMTDVLTAQYGIDAASRNPWFFPSLAQYCQLLESQGFTVRAAHYFERPTRLPEGRAGMLGWLAQFGDDFFQGLSQDEIHAACSRISDKAMETLSKGDEVYADYRRLRVIAEKPINK, from the coding sequence ATGAATTCAATGAATCAATGGCAACCTGACGAATACGATCACCAGCTTGGCTTTATTTCCGAATACGGCATGGAGCTGCTGGATTGGTTGCAGCCAAAACGCGGCGAATCCATTCTGGATTTGGGCTGCGGAACCGGAGATTTGACGTTTGAAATTGCGCAGTCGGGTGCATCGGTCATGGGCATGGACGCTTCCGTAGATATGATCAGACGCGCCAAGGAGAAGATTCCGGATATCCTATTCCATGTTGGCGACGGGCAGCAATTTAATGTCGATATCCCAATGGACGCCGTTTTCTCCAACGCCGCATTTCATTGGATGAAGGATGCCGAGGGTGTGCTGCATAGTGTGTGGCAGGCGCTGAAGCCTGGTGGTCGACTGGTTGCGGAATTTGGGGGAAAAGACAACGTGAAGGCCATCGTGAACGCGATGACGGATGTTTTGACAGCACAATATGGGATCGACGCTGCTTCTCGTAATCCCTGGTTTTTCCCCTCATTAGCTCAATACTGCCAGCTGCTGGAGAGCCAAGGCTTCACGGTTCGCGCTGCCCACTACTTTGAACGGCCGACTCGGCTGCCGGAAGGACGCGCAGGCATGTTAGGCTGGCTAGCCCAGTTTGGAGACGATTTCTTCCAGGGCTTAAGCCAGGATGAGATTCATGCTGCTTGCAGCAGGATCAGCGACAAAGCGATGGAGACCTTAAGCAAGGGCGACGAGGTGTATGCCGACTACAGGCGCTTGCGAGTAATTGCCGAAAAACCAATCAATAAGTGA
- a CDS encoding cache domain-containing protein: MFYSLKSRLIAIFIILFVLSFGALSAVLFNASRAIILSYIESSALEKMEEYGSYVDMVQMQIYDVASLVFNNKTTREWDAAMSDEGLPAGEKMLANLAMSAFLTQATNSYSSVQRVTVYRESGMWISADNQVEQDIDFLAEEWYKAFVQEGHRWVSGHADPVEARFNSTNPVVSMVMPIGTFEPTHAVSFMKINVSTDYFLQPLDRIHLGQTGSIYLLDQEGAPLLAQHGFAASDGDSRELLIQDIKKDKRKQGVIYTNDASGDKEIVVFKKLKRTNWMLVGIVPESDLYAEENARAWFNYWAKAAADGGVVTPELAVSHPIDDPSKSLITSGKAAMNLIPSNQLGAYQSLTEDPLTMVQLPRGPKGTGVVFESSQGLSGYAKTEHPKEVAMLMSFFINDPEAALILGNNRGVPVTSKNRSVLEAEANDVDKIVYDYTSRVSEAAETEPFAVSYNPPGFAEFEKLGKTTVQEIGFGRKNVEEAVQDFYKGAVSIFNSNQ, from the coding sequence ATGTTTTATTCGCTCAAAAGCAGGCTGATTGCAATCTTTATCATATTGTTTGTGCTGTCCTTCGGCGCGCTGTCGGCTGTCTTGTTCAATGCTTCCAGAGCCATCATCTTGTCCTACATAGAATCCTCGGCCTTGGAGAAGATGGAGGAATACGGCTCATACGTAGACATGGTGCAGATGCAAATCTACGATGTGGCCTCGCTTGTGTTCAATAACAAGACGACCAGGGAGTGGGACGCGGCGATGAGCGATGAGGGCTTGCCTGCCGGAGAGAAGATGCTGGCGAATCTGGCGATGAGCGCCTTCCTGACCCAAGCGACGAACAGCTACTCAAGCGTGCAGCGTGTGACCGTGTATCGAGAGAGCGGCATGTGGATCAGTGCGGACAACCAGGTGGAGCAGGACATCGACTTCCTGGCGGAGGAGTGGTACAAGGCCTTCGTTCAGGAGGGCCACCGCTGGGTGTCCGGCCATGCCGATCCCGTTGAAGCCCGATTCAACAGCACCAACCCGGTGGTCAGCATGGTTATGCCGATCGGCACGTTCGAGCCGACACATGCTGTCTCCTTCATGAAGATCAACGTAAGCACCGACTACTTCCTGCAGCCGCTGGACCGGATTCATCTGGGGCAGACGGGCTCCATCTATCTGCTTGACCAGGAGGGGGCGCCGCTGCTTGCTCAGCATGGATTTGCCGCATCGGACGGGGATAGCCGTGAGCTCCTTATTCAGGATATTAAGAAGGACAAGCGCAAGCAGGGTGTCATCTATACGAACGACGCGAGCGGGGATAAGGAAATCGTAGTGTTCAAAAAGCTGAAGCGTACGAACTGGATGCTGGTTGGCATCGTGCCGGAAAGCGACTTATATGCGGAGGAAAATGCACGGGCTTGGTTTAATTACTGGGCTAAGGCTGCAGCTGACGGAGGCGTCGTAACGCCTGAGCTGGCCGTCTCTCATCCTATCGACGATCCCAGCAAATCGTTGATTACATCCGGCAAGGCCGCGATGAATCTGATTCCATCCAATCAGCTCGGCGCTTATCAGAGCTTGACGGAGGACCCGCTGACGATGGTGCAGCTGCCGAGAGGACCGAAGGGTACGGGGGTCGTGTTCGAGTCCAGCCAAGGGCTGTCCGGCTACGCCAAGACGGAGCATCCGAAGGAAGTGGCCATGCTGATGAGCTTCTTCATTAACGACCCTGAAGCCGCCTTGATTCTGGGCAACAATCGCGGCGTGCCTGTCACATCGAAGAACCGCAGCGTGCTGGAAGCTGAGGCCAACGATGTCGACAAGATTGTCTACGATTATACTAGCCGCGTGTCCGAAGCGGCCGAGACCGAGCCATTCGCGGTAAGCTACAATCCTCCTGGCTTCGCAGAATTTGAGAAGCTGGGCAAGACGACGGTGCAGGAAATTGGGTTCGGCCGCAAGAATGTAGAAGAAGCGGTGCAAGATTTCTATAAGGGCGCTGTGAGCATATTCAATAGTAACCAGTAA
- a CDS encoding DUF2975 domain-containing protein, translating into MKRETFILKLVLVLIALPVAALCVWGLPVMAREGADTFTPALFYPIVIAIYVSVVPYFYALLQAYRLLTYMDRNKAFSERSVTALKKIKSCGVAISIVITASMPFLYLVAEKDDAPGLIVMGMVVIFASFVIAVFAAVLQKLLNNAIAIKSENDLTV; encoded by the coding sequence GTGAAGAGAGAAACATTCATTTTGAAGCTTGTGCTTGTCCTGATCGCCCTCCCGGTTGCCGCTCTATGCGTATGGGGCCTGCCCGTTATGGCGAGAGAGGGCGCGGACACGTTCACGCCGGCTTTGTTTTACCCTATTGTCATCGCGATTTATGTCTCTGTGGTCCCGTATTTCTACGCATTGTTACAGGCTTATCGACTTCTGACCTACATGGACAGGAACAAGGCGTTCTCCGAACGCTCCGTCACCGCTTTGAAAAAGATAAAAAGCTGCGGCGTGGCTATCAGCATCGTGATTACGGCAAGCATGCCCTTCCTGTATCTGGTGGCGGAGAAGGACGATGCTCCCGGTCTTATCGTTATGGGCATGGTGGTGATATTCGCATCCTTTGTCATTGCCGTCTTTGCGGCAGTCCTCCAGAAGCTGTTGAACAATGCGATTGCGATTAAATCGGAAAATGATTTGACGGTTTGA
- a CDS encoding helix-turn-helix transcriptional regulator, translating into MAIIINIDVMLAKRKMSVTELSERVGITMANLSILKNGKAKAIRITTLEAICKALDCQPGDILEYRMEEEA; encoded by the coding sequence ATGGCGATCATAATTAACATAGACGTAATGCTGGCAAAGCGGAAGATGAGCGTAACGGAGCTGTCGGAGAGAGTAGGCATTACGATGGCCAACCTCTCGATTCTGAAGAACGGGAAGGCCAAAGCGATCCGAATTACCACGCTGGAGGCCATCTGCAAGGCGCTGGATTGTCAGCCTGGAGATATTTTGGAATACCGTATGGAGGAGGAGGCTTAA
- a CDS encoding glycosyl hydrolase family 18 protein, with protein sequence MPLTGKLSLYAVCLLFVWTVVWASVGATAYAAPRDWRAPIAPAKTVVAGKTDTSVTLAWKASKDDRGVEYYEIYNGSTRVGMSPEPAYLVTGLQPQTAYSFQVRAVDHGGNVSPFGASVTVTTLKKTADKAVIGYYTGWSTYSGHQIADIDGSRLTHINYAFANIGQNLQIELGDKHADVEKRFAGDTAQEPYYGNFNQLRKLKQRYPHLKTFISVGGWSWSGKFSDAALSDASRTAFAESAVAFITRYGFDGVDIDWEYPVAGGEASNAKRAEDKQNFTLLLKKLREKLDAQGKKDGKSYLLSIAGASGSFYRSNVELSKLQQYVDFVQVMSYDFHGIWDSKTGLNAPLHRDPGSVFAHESSVEDAMQGYMKAGVPPSKLVMGVPFYGYKYDAVTHTNKGLYQSFKGGKSVTYGQIMSSYLGKGYTRYLHPVSKVPYLFNGTSFISYDDPESIGYKAAYIKANGLAGAMIWSLTHDSDDGALLKALYKGLQP encoded by the coding sequence ATGCCACTCACTGGAAAGCTATCGCTTTATGCAGTCTGTTTGTTGTTCGTATGGACGGTCGTCTGGGCCTCTGTCGGAGCCACGGCTTATGCGGCGCCGCGGGACTGGAGAGCGCCGATTGCGCCTGCCAAGACGGTTGTTGCTGGCAAGACGGATACGTCCGTCACCTTGGCCTGGAAGGCATCCAAGGATGACCGAGGGGTGGAATACTACGAAATTTATAATGGCTCAACGCGAGTGGGGATGTCCCCTGAGCCCGCCTATCTCGTAACGGGCTTGCAGCCGCAAACCGCATACAGCTTCCAGGTGAGAGCCGTCGATCATGGGGGCAACGTCTCGCCGTTCGGAGCTTCCGTGACAGTGACCACTTTGAAGAAAACAGCGGACAAAGCGGTCATTGGCTACTATACGGGGTGGTCGACGTACAGCGGACATCAGATCGCGGACATAGACGGCTCCAGATTGACGCATATTAATTATGCGTTCGCCAATATCGGGCAGAATCTCCAGATTGAGCTTGGCGACAAGCACGCGGATGTGGAGAAGCGATTCGCCGGCGATACGGCCCAGGAGCCTTATTATGGCAACTTCAATCAGCTGCGGAAGCTGAAGCAGCGCTACCCGCATCTGAAAACGTTTATTTCCGTTGGCGGCTGGTCCTGGTCGGGCAAATTTTCTGATGCGGCGTTATCGGACGCGTCCAGAACGGCTTTTGCCGAGAGCGCCGTGGCCTTCATTACCCGCTATGGCTTTGACGGTGTTGATATAGACTGGGAATACCCCGTTGCAGGGGGAGAGGCTTCCAACGCGAAACGAGCGGAGGACAAACAAAACTTCACCCTGCTGCTGAAGAAGCTCCGCGAGAAGCTGGATGCACAGGGGAAGAAGGATGGCAAGAGCTATCTGCTTAGCATCGCCGGGGCAAGCGGGAGCTTCTACCGCAGCAACGTGGAGCTGTCCAAGCTCCAACAATACGTCGACTTTGTTCAGGTGATGAGCTACGATTTCCATGGTATATGGGACAGCAAGACGGGGCTTAACGCGCCGCTGCACCGAGATCCCGGAAGCGTATTCGCTCATGAATCAAGTGTAGAGGATGCCATGCAGGGCTACATGAAAGCGGGCGTTCCTCCCTCCAAGCTAGTCATGGGCGTGCCATTCTATGGGTATAAATACGATGCTGTGACTCATACTAACAAGGGACTGTATCAGAGCTTCAAGGGCGGCAAGTCTGTCACCTACGGTCAAATTATGAGCAGCTATCTGGGCAAGGGCTATACGCGCTACCTCCATCCCGTCTCCAAGGTACCCTACCTGTTCAACGGCACCAGCTTCATCAGCTATGACGATCCGGAGTCGATCGGATATAAGGCGGCCTATATCAAGGCGAACGGTTTAGCCGGGGCGATGATTTGGTCGCTTACACATGATTCGGACGATGGAGCGCTGTTGAAGGCGCTTTATAAGGGACTCCAGCCTTAA